From Lolium perenne isolate Kyuss_39 chromosome 5, Kyuss_2.0, whole genome shotgun sequence, a single genomic window includes:
- the LOC139831398 gene encoding uncharacterized protein: MSSSASSSSSTGAAALNIAISEKLTRDNFLLWQTQVLPEIRGAQLFGFLDGSSAEPEKMIKAKDSDGVEVTIPNPEHTRWVAHDQTVLRFLVRNMAKEVLTQMVGLTTSAAVWKAVVEMFAAQSQSRVVHLRTKLNQCRKEDKTGQAYLDEIKGLSDEMAATGKPMDTVDVISYILAGLDNEYDGFVAVINALLKAQKDVSLSDVYTQFMTYESRMEARTTGDGASVNAATRGGRNGGRGRGHYQDQYRDQEQYQYRDQEQYQYRDQRGGYDQRNNSYRGGYRGGRGNGGGRNPQGNRSFGGGGRSDEICQVCGKQGHTALNCWKRFQKNYRGPDKSAGAAYGSGSYGVDTNWYSDTGATDHVSSELEKLHVRDRYNGNEQIHTASGAGMDIRHIGHSESVQNSVSGDSFGDFSTSGTNSNEDSAQSLGSGGSPSGSATQSVSDRPPPAPGVAPSQVAASRSSAPSAAGPRAENFPPDVPSTGSSVATSTDTRSSTGSSAAGLSGSPVSSGSSADAAPVAPAVSAPSRPHTRLQSGISQPKIVTDGRVRYDRVRFANYSSTGEPDGVREALADPKWKAAMDEEYMALKSNRTWHLVPSGAGKNVIDCKWVYKVKRRADGSVDRYKAHLVAKGFKQRYGIDYEDTFSPVVKAPTIRLVLSIAVSRNWHLRQLDVKNAFLHGVLEEEVYMRQPPGYEEKLGYICKLDKALYGLKQADTSLFFYNKGGVSIFMLIYVDDIVVASSSEKAVDALLHDLGLAFALKDLGPLHYFLGIEVHKVHDGIVLSQEKYANNLLNRVNMKICKHVDTPLSVYEKLSVVDGELLSSEDSTRYRSIVGALQYITLTRPDIAFSVNKVCQFLHAPTTVHWTAVKGILRYLRGTTALGLRLSKSLSTSVSAFSDADWAGCPDDRRSTDGFAVFFGVQFDLMEC; encoded by the exons ATGTCGTCCTCAGCGTCTTCCTCTTCATCGACAGGCGCGGCGGCTCTCAACATTGCCATCTCGGAGAAGCTGACCCGGGATAATTTCCTTCTGTGGCAAACTCAGGTTCTCCCTGAGATTCGTGGAGCCCAGCTATTTGGGTTCCTGGATGGTTCTTCGGCGGAGCCAGAGAAGATGATCAAGGCCAAAGACAGCGATGGGGTTGAGGTGACGATTCCCAATCCCGAACACACGCGCTGGGTTGCGCATGACCAAACCGTTCTAAGGTTTCTGGTCAGGAATATGGCAAAGGAAGTCCTCACGCAGATGGTTGGACTCACAACGTCCGCAGCGGTCTGGAAAGCTGTGGTGGAGATGTTTGCAGCCCAATCTCAGTCCAGAGTGGTGCATCTCCGAACCAAGCTCAATCAATGTCGCAAGGAAGACAAGACTGGACAGGCGTACCTGGATGAGATCAAGGGTCTCTCCGATGAGATGGCTGCTACCGGTAAACCTATGGATACCGTGGATGTAATCTCCTACATCCTTGCTGGACTCGACAACGAGTATGATGGATTTGTTGCTGTCATCAATGCCTTGCTTAAGGCACAGAAAGATGTGAGTTTGAGTGATGTTTACACACAGTTTATGACATATGAGTCTCGGATGGAGGCTCGAACAACTGGTGATGGAGCTTCTGTCAATGCCGCGACTCGTGGTGGTCGCAATGGTGGCCGAGGACGCGGACACTACCAGGATCAGTATCGCGATCAGGAGCAGTACCAGTATCGCGATCAGGAGCAGTACCAGTATCGTGATCAGCGCGGTGGATATGATCAGCGCAATAACAGTTACCGTGGTGGGTACAGAGGTGGCCGTGGCAATGGCGGTGGCCGCAACCCACAGGGAAATCGCTCCtttggaggaggaggacgaagcgaTGAAATCTGTCAAGTGTGTGGCAAACAGGGACATACTGCCTTGAACTGCTGGAAGAGGTTTCAGAAAAACTACAGGGGTCCTGACAAATCGGCAGGTGCAGCCTATGGTTCTGGCTCATATGGCGTTGACACCAATTGGTACAGCGACACTGGGGCGACTGACCATGTCAGTAGTGAGCTAGAAAAACTGCATGTGAGGGATCGTTACAATGGCAATGAGCAGATACACACGGCTAGTGGTGCAGGTATGGACATACGTCACATTGGTCATTCT GAATCAGTGCAAAATTCTGTTTCAGGGGACTCTTTTGGTGATTTTTCTACTTCTGGCACGAACTCCAATGAAGATTCTGCCCAATCATTGGGCTCAGGCGGATCGCCCTCGGGATCGGCGACGCAATCAGTGTCGGATCGTCCCCCGCCAGCGCCAGGCGTGGCCCCGTCCCAGGTGGCGGCCTCCCGTTCGTCTGCTCCATCCGCGGCTGGACCACGCGCGGAGAATTTCCCGCCCGATGTCCCCTCTACCGGATCTTCTGTGGCCACCAGCACGGACACACGGTCGTCTACAGGATCGTCTGCGGCTGGTTTGTCCGGATCACCTGTCTCCTCTGGATCGTCTGCGGATGCTGCGCCTGTTGCTCCTGCTGTTTCTGCTCCCAGTCGTCCGCATACACGGCTTCAGAGTGGTATTTCTCAGCCAAAAATTGTTACTGATGGTCGCGTTCGGTATGATCGTGTTCGTTTTGCGAATTATAGCAGTACTGGCGAACCAGATGGCGTTCGTGAAGCTCTTGCGGATCCTAAGTGGAAGGCTGCAATGGATGAGGAGTATATGGCGTTGAAAAGCAATCGCACTTGGCACTTGGTTCCATCTGGTGCTGGTAAGAATGTCATTGATTGTAAATGGGTCTATAAAGTAAAGCGTCGGGCTGATGGATCAGTTGATCGATATAAGGCGCATCTAGTTGCTAAAGGTTTTAAGCAGCGATATGGCATTGACTACGAGGACACTTTTAGCCCTGTGGTGAAGGCGCCGACTATTCGTTTGGTGCTCTCCATTGCGGTGTCTCGTAATTGGCACCTTCGACAACTAGATGTGAAGAACGCGTTTctccatggtgttctggaagaagaggtCTACATGCGGCAGCCTCCTGGTTATGAAGAGAAGTTGGGATATATTTGCAAATTGGACAAGGCTCTATATGGGTTGAAGCAG GCTGATACTTCTCTGTTTTTCTACAACAAAGGGGGAGTGTCTATATTTATGTTGATCTATGTGGATGATATTGTTGTTGCTAGTTCATCAGAGAAGGCTGTTGATGCTCTCCTTCATGATCTTGGTCTTGCCTTTGCTTTGAAGGATTTGGGGCCGTTGCATTATTTTCTGGGTATTGAGGTGCATAAAGTACATGATGGTATTGTTCTCTCGCAAgaaaaatatgcaaataatttgcTTAATCGTGTAAACATGAAGATCTGCAAGCATGTTGATACTCCCTTATCAGTGTATGAAAAACTGTCTGTGGTTGATGGTGAGCTATTGAGTAGTGAAGATTCTACTCGTTACAGAAGTATTGTGGGTGCATTGCAGTACATTACTTTGACAAGACCTGATATTGCTTTCTCTGTTAATAAGGTCTGTCAGTTTCTTCATGCACCAACTACTGTTCACTGGACAGCCGTGAAGGGCATATTGAGATATCTTCGAGGTACTACAGCTCTTGGCTTGCGGTTGAGTAAGTCATTGTCTACTTCTGTCAGTGCTTTCTCGGATGCTGACTGGGCTGGGTGTCCTGATGACAGAAGATCTACAGACGGTTTTGCTGTGTTTTTTGGGGTCCAATTTGATCTCATGGAGTGCTAG